The Streptomyces sp. NBC_01298 genome contains the following window.
GCCGTCCTCCTCCCCTACGGACTCCAGCCCGAGGGACTCGATGGGCGGCAGGCCGGCGGTGGTGGCGGGGGCGGTGAGCCCGCGCGGGTGGCCGTTGCCCCACAGGGTGCGCATGCTCGGCACGGAGACGAACCCCTCGGCGATGCCGGAGGCGAGGCTGACCCGGGCGAGCGAGCCGGCGTCCTGGAAGCAGAGGAACCGCGGGTACCACTCGGGGCCGTACTTGACGTTCGAGCGGTACAGCGCCTCCAGCTGCCACCAGCGGGAGAAGAAGAGCAGCAGCTTGCGCCACACCTTGAGGACGGGACCGGCGCCGATCCGGCCGCCCTCCTCGAAGGCGGAGCGGAAGACGGCGAAGTTGAGGGAGACGCGGCGCACGCCCAGGCCCGGGGCGGCCGCGCAGAGCTCGGCGACCATGAACTCCATGACCCCGTTGGGGGCGGCCCGGTCGCGGCGCATCAGGTCGAGGGAGATGCCGTCCTTGCCCCAGGGCACGAAGGAGAGCAGGGCGATCAGCTCGCCCTTGTCGTCGAAGGCCTCCACGAGCAGGCAGTCGCCGTCGGCGGAGTCCCCGAGCCGGTCGAGGGCCATGGAGAAGCCGCGTTCGGTCTCGGTGTCGCGCCATTTGTCGGCCCGGTCCACGATCGTCTGCATCTCGTCCTCGGAGAGGGCGGAGTGGCGGCGGATGACCGTACTGGCCCCGGTGCGCTTGACCCGGTTGACGGCCTGGCGGGTGACGCGCATGTCGCGGCCGTCGAGGTCGAAGTGGGCGACGTGCAGGATGGCCTCGTCGCCGAGCTGAAGAGCGCCGAGTCCGGAGCGGGCGTACGCGGTCGCGCCGTCCTCGGAGGCGCCCATGACGGCGGGCTGCCAGCCGTAGCGGCGGGCGACGGCGAGCCAGGCGTCGATGGCGGGGGTCCACGCGGCGGGGTCGCCGACGGGGTCGCCGCTGCCGAGGCAGACGCCGGCCTCGACCCGGTAGGTGACGGCGGCCTTGCCGTTCGGGGCGAACACGACGGCCTTGTCCCGCCGGGTGGCGAAGTAGCCGAGGGAGTCGCCCCGTCCGTAGGCGCCCAGCAGGGCCCGGATGCGGGGCTCCTCGTCCCCGTGCAGGGCGGCGGTCAGCCGCTGGGAGCGGAAGAGGGTGGCGGCGGCGTTCAGCAGGGCGAGGGCGCCGAAGAGGCCGAGCAGGAAGTACAGGGGTCTGGCGGGGTGGCCGTCGAACTGCCGGGCGGAGAAGAGCCCGCCGAAGACCTGCTTGGCGGACCAGTCCAGCCACTGCCCCTTGGGCAGGGTTCCCGGGAAGAGCGCGACCAGGCCCCAGCCGAGGAACACGGCCGCGAGCAGGCCGAGGCCGAGCACGAGCATGGCCCGCCACAGGGCCCCCGGCCGGGAGGCGGCGTTGAACTCCTTGCGCGCGGCGATCAGGATCGCGAGGGCGGCGACCGCCAGGGCCATGGAGGAGAAGCCCACCCAGTAGTCCTCGGCGGCGATGGTCAGTACGTCGACCAGGAGCAGCAGGGCCAAATAGGTGACGACGATCCACCAGGCGACCTTCTTGCGCATGCCGAGTGCCGCGGCGAGCAGGAAGAGGAAGACGGCGTAGGCGAGGTTGGCGCTGACCGGTACGACGATGAGGTCGAGGAAGCGCACGACGGGCCGCAGCAGGCGGCGCAGCGTCGGGGAGAGCGCCAGCAGGGCGCAGAACAGCCCGAGGGTTCCGAAGAACGCTCCGAAGGCATCGGGTACCCGGTTCAGGAAGCGGCTGCGGCTGGCGCGCGTCCCGCGCGTCTCCTCCACGGTGGCACTCATGGTTCGCACTGTAGGGAGGGCCGCGCCCCTTCGCGCGGTGAGCGGGTTTAGGGCGTGTGTCGCGGATCAGGCCGGATCAGTCCGCGGCGCGGGCCCGGCATGATCCGCGACACACGCCCTAACCTCGGGAGGGTGACAGAGCATGTGAGTACGGGATTCGAGCGCGGTACGGACGGTCCGAAGGTGATCCTCGCCGGGGTGGACGGGTCGCAGTCCTCGCTCCGCGCGGCCTCCTACGCCGCGGGGCTGGCCCGGCGGCAGAACGCGCTGCTGGCGCTGGTGTACGTCCAGCCGGTGATGCCGGCCGGGGCCTCGCTGGGAGCGCCGGTGTCGGAGGCCACGGAGGAGATCGCGGAGGGGCTGGTGGCCGAGATCCGGGAGTCCGCGGAGCGGCTGAAGGGCGTCTACGACGTCCGGTGGCAGTTCCACACCTTCCGCGGGGACGCGTACGCCGGGCTGGTGAGCGCGGCGGAGGAGCTGATGGCGGACGCGGTGGTGGTCGGGGCCTCGGAGCAGGCCGGGCACCGGATCGTGGGCTCGGTGGCGATCCGTCTGGTGAAGGCGGGGCGCTGGCCGGTGACCGTGGTTCCGTAGCCGGGGCCGGCCGCCGCTCCCCCGGCATCGCCCTGCCCTGCGGTACCTGTTTGCCCACGCAACCTGATCACCGTAGACGTCGGGGCCGCGGCTGACGTATGTTCGGGCAGCTCGGACGGCCTGTGGGCCGTTCCGCTTCCCTGTCATACGTCGCACATGTTCCCGTGGGGGGTACTCCGTCATGTCCTCGATCGCGCCCGCTCCGTCACCGTCCCCCTCACCCTCTCCGCCGTCCCGGCCCGCCCAGGTCCTGCGTTCCCCGCAGGCGAGCGCGACCGCCGTGACCGTGCTGCTGTCCGTGGGAGCGGTGTTCACTCTGCTCTCGGCCTGGGGAAAGCTGTACATGTGGCAGCAGCTGGAGGAGGTGCTCTCCGATCCCTCGGGCATCATCCACGGCCAGATCGTCTCGCACGACATCCTCATCAACCTGGTCGGATTCGCCGAGAGCCTCACGATGCTGGCGACGACCGTGGTCTTCATCGTGTGGTTCCACCGGGTCCGCTGCAATGCCGAGGTGTTCCGCCCGGACGGCTTCAGCCAGTCGGCGGGCTGGGCCATCGGCGGGTGGTTCGTCCCGATCGCGAACCTCTTCTTCCCGTACCGGACGGCTCGGGAGACCTGGAACGCCAGCACGCAGAACGCGCCCGACGGCTCCTTCCGCTCCGTCTCCGGCGCCCCGGTGGTCACGTGGTGGCTGGCGTGCGTGGCCGCCTGGCTCCTCAACGGACTCGGCTCGTACAACTACAGGATGGCGGTGGGGGCCGCGGAACTCCGCGACGCCTATCCCCTCGCCATGGTCGCGGACCTGGTCATCGTCGTGGCCGCCGTGCTGGCGGTCCTCTTCGTGCGCAAGCTGACCGCGCTCCAGGGCGTCAAGGCCGCCCAGGGTCCGAACGCCGCGGCCTGACCGCCCCCTCGGACCCTTCCGCTCCTACTTCGCCATCGTCAGCCCGTCCTTGGCCGCGCCGCGGCCCAGGACCGCCTCGGCGATCTCGTCGCGCGCCTCCTCGTATTCCCGGGCGGCCTCGCGGCCGGGCGACCGGTCGAGGGCGGCGGGGAGGTTGACGACCCGGCCCGCTCCCAGGTCCATCATCTGCGGGACGAACTCGGCCTTGGTGACCTGCCAGCGCTGCCCGGGGGCGGCCGGCGGGGCGAAGGTGAAACGGCCGATGGAACCGTAGTTGCCGCGCATGTCCCGTGCGCCGCCGTAGTTGAACATCTCGCCCGCGACCTGGTCACCCATGCCGTAGACGATCCAGGTCCCGTTGACCTTCTCGTACGCCTGCGGGATGTGGGCGTGCGTGCCGAGGATCATGTCCACGTCGGGGCGCCCGCCGGTCCGCGAGGCGGTCAGCGCCTTGCCGAGCGCGAGCTGCCTCTCGTCCGGTTCGGTCTGCCATTCCGTGCCCCAGTGCAGGCTGACCAGGACCACGTCGGCGCCCGCCTTCCGGGCCGCCCGCGAGTCCGCGACGATCTTCTCCTGCTCCATCAGGTTGACCGCCCAGGGCTGGCCCTCGGGCATCGGGTAGCCGTTGGTGTCGTAGGTGTACGCGAGGTGCGCGACCTTCGCGGAGCCCGCGGTGTACATCGTCACGGTGCCCGCCTCGGCCTGCGTACGGGCCGAGCCCGCGTGTTTCAGACCGACCTTGTCGAAGCGGTCGAGGGTGCGCTTGAGACCGGCGGCGCCTGCGTCGAGGGTGTGGTTCGAGGCCGTGGAACAGCCGTCGTACCCGGTGTCCTTGAGGCCGTCGGCGACCTCGGGCGGGGACTGGAAGGCGGGGTAGCCGGTGAACGGGCCGTCCTCCGGCCCGTAGATGGTCTCCATGTGACACAGGGCCAGGTCGGCCGCCGAGACGATCGGCTTGACCGCGGAGAACATCGGCCGGAAGTCGTGGCCGTCGCCGTCCGCGTCGGAGGCGGCCCGCCGGATGACCGACTCGTGGGGCAGCACGTCGCCGCTCGCGACCAGGGTGAAGCCCCTCTGCGAGCCCGCGGCCGGGGCCGTGGTGGATCCGGGAGCGCCCGAGGCCGCCCGGGCGGAGGACGGGGAGCCGGCGAGGCGCGCGGGCGCGGGGTCACCGCCCGCCGAGCAGCCGGCGACGGCCGACAGCACCACGGCGGTCAGGAGGGCGAGGGCGTGGCGGGTACGTGCGGTCATCTGTCCCGGCTCTCCTTGGCTGGCTCGATAAATACGACTACCCGATCTTCAGTCAATCCATAGAAAGAGACGCCCGAAGTCAAGGAACGGCTCCGCCCCCGGCCACGCGCTCACCCCAATGGCCGTTCGGCGCGCCGTTCGACCGTTCACCGCCCCGCGTGGCCGCCCACCGGACGACCCGGGTGCTTGGGCGCACCGTCCGGACGGGACGGTTCCCGGGCGGCCCGGCGCAGGTCAGGGTGGATCCGTCGACCTCGACCGACCCCGCACCGACCCCCGGAAGGAGCCTCCCGTGCCCCTCGCCCCCACCCTGCGCCGCACCGACCCCGAGGCACTGGCCGAACTCCAGCGCGAACACGGACGGGCCCTGTTCGGTTTCCTGCTGGGCCTCACGGCCGGGGACGCCCAGCGCGCGGAGGACCTCGTCCAGGAGACCCTGCTGCGCCTCTGGCAGCATCCCGAGGTCCTGGGCGGCGCCTACGAGTCCCTGCGTCCCTGGCTGTTCACGGTGGCCCGGCGGCTCGCCATCGACGCCCGGCGGGCACGCCTGTCCAGGCCCATGGAGGTGGACCCGGAGGGGCTGGACCAGGCACCCGCGCCGGGGGACGCGGTGGCGGGCTCGGTGACGGCCATAGACGTACGGCGGGCCGTGGGCTCCCTGGGGCCGGAGCACCGCGACGTCCTGGTGCAGGTCTACTTCCAGGACCGCTCGGTGGCCGAGGCCGCGGCCGAGCTCGGCATTCCGGCGGGAACGGTCAAGTCCCGTACGTACTACGCCCTGCGCGCCCTGCGGAAGGACCTCCAGGGCTACGGATACGGACTCGGCGCCTGAGGGCGGGCCGGCCGGTGTCCACCGGGCGTTGTCAGTGCCGGCTGCGAGACTCGCGGGATGCCGAACTCCACGAACACCGCAGAGATCTCCGCCTACTGGGACACGGCCGCTCCCCGGTTCGACGAGGAGCCGGACCACGGCCTGCGGGCCCCGGAAACCCGCGACGCGTGGGCCGACCTCATCCGCTCCTGGCTGCCGGCCGGACCGCTCGACGTCCTCGACGTGGGCTGCGGCACCGGTTCGCTGTCCCTGCTGGCCGCCGAGGCCGGGCACCGGGTCACCGGGGTGGACCTCTCGCCGCGGATGGTCGGGCGGGCCCGGGCGAAACTGGCCGCCGCCGGACTGCCGGGCCGGTTCCTGGTCGGCGACGCCGCCGCACCGCCCACCGGCGACCAGCGGTTCGACGTCCTGCTCTCCCGCCACCTGGTGTGGACCCTGCCCGCCCCGGAGGCCGCGCTCGGCGACTGGATCGGCCGACTGCGCCCGGGCGGCACCCTGGTGCTGGTCGAGGGCCGCTGGCGCGAGGCCGACGCGAGCGCCCCGCCGTACGTTCCCGGAGCCGAGACCCTGCCCTGGGCGGGCGGCGTCGGCGCCGGCCAACTCGCCGCCGCCGTAAGGCCGCTCGTCACCGCCCTGCGCGTCGAGCCCCTCGGCGACAACGCGGCCCTGTGGGGACGGGCGGTGACCGACGAACGCTACGCCGTGATCGCCACGGTCTGACCGGTCCCGCACCCGCGAGAGGCCCATCGGCCCGAGGCGCGGCGAACGCGTCAAAGAATGGCCTGAACACCCGCGAACCGGACACGAACCGCATCGAAACCGGCATCGGACCGTTCAAGTTGAGTAAACATCCCCCGCATCGCGAGCCGCGCAAGGAAGGCTCGGCGCTGACGGCGGGAAGACGCGACGCATGCGGGAGAAGGTGGAACGGTGCAGCCCGAGGGTACGAACGGCACCAGTGACGGTGGGCTCGCGGTGCCCATGGCATGGCTCTACGCGGAGTACATCGCCGACGAACTGCTGCGCACGGGCCGGCTGATCCCGGTCAGCACCCTGGAGTTCCGCGCCGGACGCGACACGCTCGCGCTGACCATCTACCTCTCGGACGCCGCCGGCGAACTCTCCGGGATCAGGGTCGTCTCACAGCTCGACGAGTGGATGTCGCTGACGGCGTACGGTCACCCCTGGCGCGACTGGGTCCACACCCGGTTCCTCGCGCTGGGCGAGGAGGCCCGCGAGCGCGGGCAGGGCGAGGACCCCGACCTGCAACTGGCCCGGGCCGCCTGGCGCTGGCTGGACCACACGGAGCTGTTCGCCACGAACCTCGACCCGGGACGCCACGGCCACGCCGACACCCCGCCGGGGCTGGACGAGAACGCCCGGGTCTGGACCCCGGCCTGGCAACTCGGTCTCCCGCTCGGCCATTTGGCCATGCACCTGTTCTGAGCGGGCCCTCGGGGAGGACGGGCACCGTACGCGACGCGCTGCCCCGCCCCCGGCCCGCCCCGAGCGGGCCGCTTCGACCGGTCCGTCGAGATCGGGTGCAACCTTTCGACCGTGGGCGTTGTCATGTTCAGTGCACCGGTCTGCGAAGGCACTTGGGACGTGAGAGGTCTACCGAATGAAGATGCGCCGCGCTCTGACGGCCGCCGCGACGGCTGTGGCAGCAGTTGCAGTGATCGCCCCCCACCGCCCCTGCCGCCTTCGCGACGGGGGCGCGTGGACGGCCTTCTCGATGACGCTCACGAACACCACCGACAAGGCCCTGGAGAAGGTGCAGCCCTTCTTGGCCGTGGCCTCCGCGGAAAACGTCGAAGGGCCGTTGCTGGAGCTGGAGACCGAGTACTACGACGCCAAGGCGGTGCGGTGGACGACGTTCCGGGAAACGACGCCCGACGAGCTCTTCGGTTCCCTGGCGATCGGTCCGCGCACCACGGTCACGCTCAAACTGCGCACCCGCGTGGTCAAGAACGCCGAACCCGGCGCCGGATACGCACTCGCCGCCGCGGACTACCGCAACAGCGACGGTTCCTGTGGTTCGGCCAAGGAGACCTGGCACGACTTCACCATGCTCCCGGCGGGCAAGACGTCGATGCCGTCCCCGGCCCCCGCACCGGCCGCGCCGGCCGCCCAGGCGGCGTCCGCCGCGACGCTCCCGACGTGTCGCGACCTCGACACCGCCTACGGGGAGTACCACCCCAACATCTTCGCGGGCCGCGTGTTCGGCATACCCAAGTCGATCCCCCTGGGTACCCGCTGGACGACCTACACCGCCACGCTCACCAACGCTTCGCCGAAGGAACTGAAGTCGTTCCGACTCGGCGCCGTGTTGGAGAGTTACCTCTACAACGAAGGTGAGCGCGACCTGAGCCCGTACGGCGACCTGCAGTACTGGGACACCTCCCGGCGGGCCTGGAAGACGCTGCGCCGGGCCGGTGGGAATGCCGGCGGCTCCGTCCCCGCCGCCACGACACTGAAGCCCCGTGAGTCCGTCCACGTCCAGCTGCGGTTCAGGGTGGGCGAGGACCTGCCCCGCGGCCAGGCGTACGACGCGTCCACCGGCATCACCGGCACCTTCACCGACCGCTACCGCGGCATGAACTGCACGAGCGACGGACTGGCCATCGGCTACTTCTACCCCCGCAGGTGACGGGTCCCACCGCCACCGGGCGAGCGGCCGCCGCTACTCCGGCCGCCGCGGCCCCGGCGGCGGCTCCGTCGGGTCGGTGACGAGCCCGGTGAAATCGGCCTCGTTGCGCTCGGCCCGGATCACGTACGCGCGGGCGACGCACCACAGCACCGGATACACCAGCACCCCGAGCACGATCCAGACCAGCGGCCCGGACGCGACCCGGGGCAGCAGGAACAGCAGCGGCAGCAGGCCCACCAGGAGGACGAGCGCGGCCAGGGCGGCGAGTCCGGCGCGCAGCTGGCTGCGCATGAGGGCCCGTACGTAGGTGGCGCCCAGAGTGGTCTGCTCGGAGATCTCGGACCGGGCCGGCGTATGCGCGGGCGCCCTCCCGCGGCTGCCGCGCGCAACCCCGGTGACGACCTCCCGCCGGGGCGGCTGCGGCTGCTGCTCCTCGGCCATGGGCCGGAGTCTAGCCCGCGGCGGTCCGGCCGTGACCCTCCCGGGAGAGTTCCCCGGGACCCCGGCCGCTACTTCAGCAGCTTCGACAGTCTGCGGTCGGCGAGGGGTTTGCCGCCCGTCTGGCAGGTGGGGCAGTACTGGAGCGAGGAGTCGGCGAAGGAGACCGAGCGGACGGTGTCCCCGCACACCGGGCAGGGCTCGCCCGTGCGGCCGTGGACCCGCATCCCGCTCTTCTTCTCGGCCTTGAGCCGTCCGGCGGCCACCCCGTGGGCCCGGTCGACGGCAGTGCGCAGGGTCTCCTCGACGGCCTCGTACAACTGGTCCACCTGCGCCTCGTCGAAGGAGGCGGCCAGTTTGAAGGGCGAGACCCGGGCCTGGTGGAGGATCTCGTCGCTGTAGGCGTTGCCGATCCCCGCGATGACGCTCTGGTCGCGCAGCACGCCCTTGATCTGCCGCCGTTCCCCGGCGAGCAGCGCGCCGAAGGCCTCGCGGTCGAAGGCCTCGGCGAGCGGGTCCGGGCCCAGCCGGGCGATGCCGGGGACCTCCTGCGGATCATGGACCACGTACACGGCGAGCCGCTTCTGGGTCCCGGCCTCGGTGAGGTCGAACCCGCCGCCGCCCTCCAGGACGAGGCGCAGCGCGAGCGGCCCCTTGCCGGGGCGCGGCGGCCGGTCGGGGACGGTGTCGATCCAGCGCAGCCAGCCGGCCCGGGCGAGGTGGGTGACGAGGTGCAGTTCGCCGATGCGCAGGGCGAGGAACTTGCCGTACCGGGCGGTGGTCCCGGCCCGCTGCCCTTCGAGTGCGGTCAGCGGCGGGTCGTAGGTCTTGAGCACGCTCACGGCGAGCGGGAGGACGCGCTCGACCACCCGCCCGGCCAGGTGCTCGTCGAGGAACCCCCTCAGGGCCTCGACTTCGGGCAGTTCGGGCATGCCCCCAGCCTGCCGTGGCCGCGGGCCGGGCGCGAGCCGGGCGGCCTAGCTCATGTCGGTGGCGGTACGGGTCTTCACCTCGCGGTGGGCCCGGACGTCGCGGACGGCCTTCCAGAGGATCACCGGGCCGAGCAGGATCAGCGCGCCGAAGGCGACGCCCGGGTGGTCGCCGCCCGTGGCGAGGGTCGCGATCAGCACCGTGCCCAGCGCGTGGTCGAGGGCGTCGAGACCGGGACCGGTCCGTCGGCCCCGCCCGGCCCGGCGCATGCGGTGCAGCGCCCTCAGTGCGAAGAAGAGGTTCAGGCCGGCGCAGGCGAGCAGGGCCCAGCGGACCGCCACGGGTATGTTCACGGGGTGACTCTAGGCGCTTGATCCGGCGATGACGGCCCCGGCCGCACGCGAGGGCCGGCGAGGGCCGCGTACGGGGTCACGGCATCGTGAACTCGCACCACACGCACTTGCCGTTCCCCCGCGATTCCACGCCCCAGACGTCGGCCAGCCGGTCCACCAGCATCAGGCCTCGTCCCGAGACCCCGGAGTCGCCCGCCTCCCGTCGGCGCGGCAGGGCGCTGGAGCGGTCCTCGACCTCCACGCGGAGCCGGCGTTCGGGGCCGGTCAGGACCCGCAGCGTCACGATGGCGGGGCCGTCGGTGTGCATGAGGGCGTTGACGATGAGCTCGTCGGCGATCAGCTCGATCTCGTCCGCCCGGTCCCGCGCGCCCCACGCCCGCACCGCCGCGCCGATCATGTGGCGGGCCGATACGAGGGCCTCCGGATCGCCGGGGGCCACGTGCTGCTGGAGCCGCCCGCCCGCCTGTTGGACCTCCTCGGCCTCGCGGCGCAGCAGCAGGAGCGCCATGTCGTCGGCGCCACCCCGGTCGTCGACGACCTCGCACAGCCGGTCCGCGAGCAGGGCCAGGTCGGACGGTCCGGTCCGCACGAGGGAGGTGAGGAGCCGGACGCCGTCGTCGAGGTCGGCTCCGGGCTGTTCCACCAGGCCGTCCGTGCACAGCAGAAGCGTTTCCCCCGGCCCCAGTTCGACCGTGGTCACCGGATACTCCAGCAGCCCGAACTCCGCCGACAGCCC
Protein-coding sequences here:
- a CDS encoding CapA family protein codes for the protein MTARTRHALALLTAVVLSAVAGCSAGGDPAPARLAGSPSSARAASGAPGSTTAPAAGSQRGFTLVASGDVLPHESVIRRAASDADGDGHDFRPMFSAVKPIVSAADLALCHMETIYGPEDGPFTGYPAFQSPPEVADGLKDTGYDGCSTASNHTLDAGAAGLKRTLDRFDKVGLKHAGSARTQAEAGTVTMYTAGSAKVAHLAYTYDTNGYPMPEGQPWAVNLMEQEKIVADSRAARKAGADVVLVSLHWGTEWQTEPDERQLALGKALTASRTGGRPDVDMILGTHAHIPQAYEKVNGTWIVYGMGDQVAGEMFNYGGARDMRGNYGSIGRFTFAPPAAPGQRWQVTKAEFVPQMMDLGAGRVVNLPAALDRSPGREAAREYEEARDEIAEAVLGRGAAKDGLTMAK
- a CDS encoding sigma-70 family RNA polymerase sigma factor, which produces MPLAPTLRRTDPEALAELQREHGRALFGFLLGLTAGDAQRAEDLVQETLLRLWQHPEVLGGAYESLRPWLFTVARRLAIDARRARLSRPMEVDPEGLDQAPAPGDAVAGSVTAIDVRRAVGSLGPEHRDVLVQVYFQDRSVAEAAAELGIPAGTVKSRTYYALRALRKDLQGYGYGLGA
- the lysX gene encoding bifunctional lysylphosphatidylglycerol synthetase/lysine--tRNA ligase LysX, which codes for MSATVEETRGTRASRSRFLNRVPDAFGAFFGTLGLFCALLALSPTLRRLLRPVVRFLDLIVVPVSANLAYAVFLFLLAAALGMRKKVAWWIVVTYLALLLLVDVLTIAAEDYWVGFSSMALAVAALAILIAARKEFNAASRPGALWRAMLVLGLGLLAAVFLGWGLVALFPGTLPKGQWLDWSAKQVFGGLFSARQFDGHPARPLYFLLGLFGALALLNAAATLFRSQRLTAALHGDEEPRIRALLGAYGRGDSLGYFATRRDKAVVFAPNGKAAVTYRVEAGVCLGSGDPVGDPAAWTPAIDAWLAVARRYGWQPAVMGASEDGATAYARSGLGALQLGDEAILHVAHFDLDGRDMRVTRQAVNRVKRTGASTVIRRHSALSEDEMQTIVDRADKWRDTETERGFSMALDRLGDSADGDCLLVEAFDDKGELIALLSFVPWGKDGISLDLMRRDRAAPNGVMEFMVAELCAAAPGLGVRRVSLNFAVFRSAFEEGGRIGAGPVLKVWRKLLLFFSRWWQLEALYRSNVKYGPEWYPRFLCFQDAGSLARVSLASGIAEGFVSVPSMRTLWGNGHPRGLTAPATTAGLPPIESLGLESVGEEDGEAARAERQPEQVRVRHDKLERIRAAGTDPYPVGIPQRTHTVAELKAAHPGYPPGARTGSPVTLAGRVMVVRDLGGVVFAVLRDWSGDVQLMFTRDEAGAAVLDTFTSQVDFGDHVVASGEVGASKSGELSVVVDSWQLTGKCLRPLPDKRKGLADPEAKVRMRYLDLVASPEARDVVRARSSAVQALRQGLLDRGYLEVETPMLQQIHGGANARPFRTHINAYDLDLYLRIAPELYLKRLCVGGMEKVFEMGRTFRNEGVSYKHNPEFTMLEAYQAFADYDVMLDLTRELIQGAATAAFGSPIAHKAGPDGKLVVHDISGPWPVKTMYGAISEALGEEVDADTEEHVLRRLCDRAAVPHTPDNTRGDVVLEMYERLVEERTKLPTFYKDFPTDVSPLTRQHRKDPRLAERWDLVAFGTELGTAYSELTDPVEQRRRLTAQSLLAAGGDPEAMELDNDFLDALEYAMPPTGGLGIGVDRLVMFLTGLTIRETLPFPLVRRG
- a CDS encoding class I SAM-dependent methyltransferase: MPNSTNTAEISAYWDTAAPRFDEEPDHGLRAPETRDAWADLIRSWLPAGPLDVLDVGCGTGSLSLLAAEAGHRVTGVDLSPRMVGRARAKLAAAGLPGRFLVGDAAAPPTGDQRFDVLLSRHLVWTLPAPEAALGDWIGRLRPGGTLVLVEGRWREADASAPPYVPGAETLPWAGGVGAGQLAAAVRPLVTALRVEPLGDNAALWGRAVTDERYAVIATV
- a CDS encoding Fpg/Nei family DNA glycosylase — protein: MPELPEVEALRGFLDEHLAGRVVERVLPLAVSVLKTYDPPLTALEGQRAGTTARYGKFLALRIGELHLVTHLARAGWLRWIDTVPDRPPRPGKGPLALRLVLEGGGGFDLTEAGTQKRLAVYVVHDPQEVPGIARLGPDPLAEAFDREAFGALLAGERRQIKGVLRDQSVIAGIGNAYSDEILHQARVSPFKLAASFDEAQVDQLYEAVEETLRTAVDRAHGVAAGRLKAEKKSGMRVHGRTGEPCPVCGDTVRSVSFADSSLQYCPTCQTGGKPLADRRLSKLLK
- a CDS encoding universal stress protein produces the protein MIRDTRPNLGRVTEHVSTGFERGTDGPKVILAGVDGSQSSLRAASYAAGLARRQNALLALVYVQPVMPAGASLGAPVSEATEEIAEGLVAEIRESAERLKGVYDVRWQFHTFRGDAYAGLVSAAEELMADAVVVGASEQAGHRIVGSVAIRLVKAGRWPVTVVP
- a CDS encoding DUF4328 domain-containing protein, encoding MSSIAPAPSPSPSPSPPSRPAQVLRSPQASATAVTVLLSVGAVFTLLSAWGKLYMWQQLEEVLSDPSGIIHGQIVSHDILINLVGFAESLTMLATTVVFIVWFHRVRCNAEVFRPDGFSQSAGWAIGGWFVPIANLFFPYRTARETWNASTQNAPDGSFRSVSGAPVVTWWLACVAAWLLNGLGSYNYRMAVGAAELRDAYPLAMVADLVIVVAAVLAVLFVRKLTALQGVKAAQGPNAAA